Proteins encoded together in one Planctomyces sp. SH-PL14 window:
- a CDS encoding type I restriction enzyme HsdR N-terminal domain-containing protein, with product MTIIVDMLAEIFGYDKYSEITSEHAIRGTFCDLATKLDGNLQALIEVKAVGIELKDPHVKQAVDYAANQGVDWVLLTNGVEWRIYKLTFAKPIDAELVVSIDFCGLNAKSDKDIEALYLFAKEGWLKSALGEYHNQKQALSRFFLGAMVVSDTIVDTIRRELRKVSPDVRITSEEIRQVLTTEVIKREVMEGDKADEARRKINRVAAKVARAKAARSEAATDRSDSTSGQEADAESKAESVVAGEDN from the coding sequence GTGACGATCATCGTCGACATGCTGGCTGAGATCTTCGGCTACGACAAATACTCCGAGATCACGTCCGAGCACGCGATCCGCGGAACGTTCTGCGATCTGGCGACCAAGCTGGACGGGAATCTCCAGGCACTCATTGAAGTCAAAGCCGTCGGAATCGAACTCAAGGATCCGCACGTCAAACAGGCGGTCGACTATGCGGCAAACCAGGGCGTCGACTGGGTCCTGCTCACCAATGGCGTCGAGTGGCGGATCTACAAGCTGACCTTCGCAAAGCCGATCGACGCCGAGCTCGTGGTCTCGATCGACTTCTGCGGACTGAATGCCAAGTCCGACAAGGACATTGAAGCCCTCTACCTGTTTGCCAAGGAAGGTTGGTTGAAGTCCGCTCTCGGCGAGTATCACAACCAGAAGCAGGCCCTGAGTCGCTTCTTCCTGGGAGCGATGGTCGTCTCCGACACTATCGTCGACACGATCCGCCGGGAGCTGCGGAAAGTCTCTCCCGATGTCCGAATCACATCCGAGGAGATCCGGCAGGTCCTGACCACGGAAGTCATCAAGCGCGAAGTGATGGAAGGAGACAAGGCGGACGAAGCTCGTCGCAAGATCAACCGAGTGGCCGCCAAAGTCGCCCGGGCCAAAGCCGCACGGTCGGAGGCGGCGACGGATCGATCGGATTCGACGTCCGGACAAGAGGCCGACGCCGAGTCCAAGGCTGAGTCTGTCGTCGCAGGTGAGGACAACTGA
- a CDS encoding PD40 domain-containing protein, with amino-acid sequence MRTQVLGAVVLGFLLASRAVADNAVYVLENETVREVGKIPGYATICSPELSPDQKWIAVDGWKTGQTNTDAHLLLLNVVTGETKDLGVGCMPSWSADGDHLAYSRYGQGVWIRSVDGEESHAIDRRGWGAQWSPDGTSIAYSVGGQLVILDGATATTRDIFPPKDQPYSYLYWNCTWSPDSRRVCFKGRRSDDTNEFAIVSVDGVEPDLRVCCSAKDYNEDIAWHPDGESIVIPRAPRPGEPARLDRFQLDDPKKIEPVRGLPLDRHNSGMCWSRDGKKLYYIQR; translated from the coding sequence ATGAGAACGCAAGTTCTTGGGGCCGTCGTACTGGGCTTCCTGCTGGCCAGCCGCGCCGTCGCCGACAACGCCGTCTACGTCCTCGAAAACGAAACCGTTCGCGAAGTCGGCAAGATCCCCGGCTACGCCACCATCTGCTCCCCGGAGCTCTCCCCCGACCAGAAGTGGATCGCCGTCGACGGCTGGAAGACGGGGCAGACCAATACCGACGCCCATCTCCTGCTGTTGAATGTGGTGACCGGCGAAACGAAGGACCTCGGGGTCGGCTGCATGCCCTCCTGGTCCGCGGACGGCGATCACCTCGCGTACTCGCGGTACGGTCAGGGAGTCTGGATCCGCTCGGTCGACGGGGAGGAGTCGCATGCGATCGACCGCCGGGGCTGGGGAGCGCAGTGGTCTCCCGACGGTACGAGTATCGCCTACAGCGTCGGAGGCCAGCTCGTGATTCTTGATGGCGCGACCGCCACCACCCGCGACATCTTTCCGCCGAAGGACCAGCCGTACTCGTACCTCTACTGGAACTGCACCTGGTCCCCCGACTCCCGCCGGGTCTGTTTCAAAGGACGGCGGAGCGACGATACGAATGAGTTTGCGATCGTGTCGGTGGACGGCGTCGAACCGGATCTGCGGGTCTGCTGCAGTGCCAAGGACTACAACGAGGACATCGCCTGGCATCCCGATGGAGAGTCGATCGTCATCCCGCGCGCGCCCCGCCCCGGCGAACCCGCGCGGCTCGACCGGTTCCAGCTGGATGATCCGAAGAAGATCGAGCCGGTCCGCGGCCTCCCCCTGGATCGGCACAACAGCGGCATGTGCTGGTCGCGCGACGGGAAGAAGCTGTACTACATCCAGCGGTGA
- a CDS encoding UvrD-helicase domain-containing protein yields MPQVARIIGGAGTGKTTYLLERMDAALSTGGYTPFDVGFCSFTRAACLEAARRAGAKFDVDPADLAQHGWFKTLHACCYRLVGIKGNQLLAGNKKDREWLTAALQEEISETGTTPDLLYGNGDDVFAARTDADRILSLWSTARSRLVTLEKVWEPARYCDERTPDLARCREIVARYEQAKRIDGRIDFVDLLGRYAGVRWSDARGPRETTALGDIPDVPVWFLDEQQDTSPLLDRVSRRLVSRARWIYLCLDPFQAIYGWNGADARCAMGWPAKKQQVMPRTWRCPAPVQQLGGRILRSCTDYWDRQIAPAPHRGEITAAGWREAEWLERICDEIRHPTSTTASGGRQPPDQHANRVTTATASRATSRRPTHMLLARSNYHASRIARRLDALHIPWLPTTGQPNRWNAPVRQAAIMGFRIAQDGYMALGPWRQIVRQIPSEGNLVRGTKARFEETTPSGIAAAEDSGTPGGDEWLSIETSRLTEWGATEALIRRIQSGEWVSLIDGAAAVLRAIDDYGPDAVESPRVLVGTIHSAKGMEADNVYLLTTLSHQVIRGMETTAGADEERRVQYVGVTRARHRLTLLQEGDARYAMDLPT; encoded by the coding sequence ATGCCTCAAGTCGCCCGGATCATCGGTGGAGCCGGCACCGGCAAAACGACCTACCTCCTCGAACGCATGGACGCCGCTCTCTCAACAGGCGGCTACACCCCCTTCGATGTCGGCTTCTGCTCCTTCACTCGCGCCGCCTGTCTGGAAGCGGCACGGAGGGCCGGAGCGAAGTTCGACGTCGACCCCGCCGACCTCGCCCAGCACGGCTGGTTCAAGACCCTGCATGCCTGCTGCTACCGACTCGTCGGCATCAAGGGAAACCAGCTCCTCGCCGGAAACAAGAAGGACCGCGAGTGGCTCACCGCCGCGCTCCAGGAGGAGATCTCCGAAACAGGAACCACCCCGGACCTCCTCTACGGCAACGGCGACGACGTCTTCGCGGCCAGGACCGACGCCGACCGGATCCTCTCCCTCTGGTCCACGGCCAGAAGTCGACTGGTCACGCTGGAAAAGGTCTGGGAGCCGGCAAGGTACTGCGACGAACGCACCCCCGACCTCGCACGCTGCCGGGAGATCGTCGCGAGGTACGAGCAGGCCAAGCGGATCGACGGACGGATCGATTTCGTCGACCTCCTGGGCCGGTACGCCGGAGTCCGCTGGAGCGACGCCCGCGGCCCGCGGGAGACAACGGCCCTGGGGGACATCCCCGACGTCCCGGTCTGGTTTCTCGACGAACAGCAGGACACCTCGCCGCTCCTCGACCGGGTCAGCCGGCGTCTCGTCTCACGGGCGCGATGGATCTACCTGTGCCTCGACCCGTTCCAGGCGATCTACGGCTGGAACGGAGCGGACGCGCGGTGCGCCATGGGCTGGCCCGCAAAGAAACAGCAGGTCATGCCGCGAACCTGGCGCTGCCCCGCGCCGGTACAGCAGTTGGGAGGGCGGATCCTGCGTTCGTGCACGGACTATTGGGACCGGCAGATCGCCCCCGCGCCGCATCGAGGCGAGATCACGGCCGCAGGCTGGCGGGAGGCCGAATGGCTGGAGCGGATCTGCGACGAAATCCGCCACCCCACTTCCACAACGGCGAGCGGGGGGCGTCAGCCCCCTGATCAACACGCCAACAGAGTCACGACGGCCACGGCCAGCAGAGCGACCAGCCGCCGCCCCACCCACATGCTCCTCGCCCGAAGCAACTACCACGCCAGCCGGATCGCCCGTCGTCTCGACGCGCTGCACATCCCCTGGCTGCCGACGACCGGCCAACCCAACCGCTGGAACGCCCCCGTGCGGCAGGCGGCGATCATGGGTTTCCGGATCGCGCAGGACGGCTACATGGCCCTCGGACCCTGGCGTCAGATCGTGCGGCAGATCCCGTCCGAAGGAAACCTGGTGCGAGGAACCAAGGCCCGCTTCGAGGAGACCACCCCTTCGGGCATCGCCGCAGCGGAAGACTCCGGGACACCCGGCGGCGACGAATGGCTCTCCATCGAGACCAGCCGCTTGACCGAATGGGGAGCGACGGAAGCCCTCATCCGCAGGATCCAGTCCGGTGAGTGGGTCTCGCTCATCGACGGAGCGGCCGCGGTCCTGCGGGCGATCGATGACTACGGTCCGGACGCGGTCGAGTCGCCGCGGGTCCTCGTCGGAACGATCCACAGCGCCAAGGGAATGGAGGCGGACAACGTCTACCTCCTGACCACACTGTCGCACCAGGTGATCCGGGGGATGGAGACCACCGCGGGGGCCGATGAAGAACGGCGTGTCCAGTACGTCGGCGTCACCCGAGCCCGACACCGCCTGACGCTCCTCCAAGAAGGGGACGCCCGCTATGCCATGGACCTGCCGACATGA
- a CDS encoding bifunctional DNA primase/polymerase: protein MTTLLREALNYAAQNLRVFPCAPRKKTPLLPRQPWQQYATTDLAQINQWYTRSPQANVAVTMGPHPTVPPENWILDLDADSDEAVDLVVNTLFQGINLHTPQFKGQRGRHFLFRWTDALPNNTHANWKIHSADGTRGLIDVKAGNGKGSYCIFPPSIHPDGPTYTWLPGRSLDDGPPMSIPPEVIERIRQHIGLPSATTNQGKPATSTVRKARPPRYWQDLLQGVSEGGRNNAAISLAGKWMSEIDITNPRALEERHREFLHWNERNVPPLAPMVVEATWHNALALETRSRQQRSNQTAQAQLESWRAIRVNADPPKWKLFGPLWEGFVELSLDQWLNAAHVEKQALRQKGVSFDYGFGSLWGGNRKERRGLRQKLADAAATEEPSFEECRDRVVAHLIWSQHLDHALSAEEPHSAGRPCRLADGSLWFKTEYLLTNGGSLKDYPERNEINAVLRECGVSDRTRRFGARWVKFRVLSAAGVRALEALARKGAIEE from the coding sequence GTGACAACTCTGCTTCGCGAAGCGCTGAACTACGCCGCCCAAAACCTCCGCGTCTTCCCCTGCGCCCCACGTAAGAAAACCCCACTCCTCCCCCGCCAACCCTGGCAGCAATACGCCACCACGGATCTCGCCCAGATCAACCAATGGTACACCCGATCCCCCCAAGCCAACGTCGCCGTCACCATGGGCCCCCACCCCACCGTGCCGCCTGAAAACTGGATCCTCGACCTCGACGCCGACAGCGACGAAGCCGTCGACCTCGTCGTCAACACGCTCTTCCAAGGCATCAACCTCCACACCCCCCAATTCAAAGGCCAACGCGGCCGCCACTTCCTCTTCCGCTGGACCGACGCACTCCCCAACAACACCCACGCCAACTGGAAGATCCACTCCGCCGACGGCACCCGCGGCCTCATCGACGTCAAAGCCGGCAACGGCAAAGGGAGCTACTGCATCTTCCCCCCGTCAATCCACCCCGACGGCCCGACCTACACCTGGCTCCCCGGCCGCTCCCTCGACGACGGCCCCCCCATGTCCATCCCGCCCGAAGTCATCGAGCGGATCCGCCAACACATCGGTCTCCCCTCTGCCACCACAAACCAGGGGAAGCCCGCCACATCAACCGTCCGCAAAGCCCGCCCCCCGCGCTACTGGCAGGACCTTCTCCAAGGAGTCTCTGAAGGGGGCCGCAACAACGCCGCCATCAGCCTCGCCGGCAAGTGGATGAGCGAGATCGACATCACCAACCCGCGAGCCCTCGAAGAACGCCATCGCGAGTTCCTCCACTGGAACGAAAGGAACGTCCCGCCTCTCGCCCCCATGGTCGTCGAAGCGACGTGGCACAACGCCCTCGCCCTCGAAACCCGCAGCCGCCAGCAGCGAAGCAATCAGACCGCGCAGGCTCAGCTTGAGAGCTGGCGAGCAATCCGGGTCAACGCCGATCCCCCCAAGTGGAAGCTGTTCGGTCCGCTGTGGGAGGGGTTCGTCGAGCTCAGCCTCGACCAGTGGCTCAACGCCGCACACGTCGAAAAGCAGGCACTGCGGCAGAAGGGGGTCAGCTTCGACTACGGGTTCGGCTCGTTGTGGGGCGGGAACCGGAAGGAACGGCGCGGGCTGCGGCAGAAGCTGGCCGATGCGGCGGCGACGGAGGAGCCGTCGTTCGAGGAGTGCCGGGACCGGGTCGTGGCGCACCTGATCTGGTCGCAGCATCTCGATCACGCGCTGTCGGCGGAAGAGCCGCATAGTGCGGGGCGTCCGTGCCGGCTGGCCGATGGATCGCTGTGGTTCAAGACGGAGTATCTGCTGACGAATGGGGGGAGCCTGAAGGACTACCCGGAGCGGAACGAGATCAATGCGGTGCTGCGGGAGTGCGGCGTGAGTGACCGGACGCGGCGGTTTGGAGCCAGGTGGGTGAAGTTTCGAGTGCTGTCGGCCGCTGGGGTTCGGGCACTGGAGGCGTTGGCCAGGAAGGGAGCGATTGAAGAATGA
- a CDS encoding aldo/keto reductase encodes MPSPPISIPPVGLGLWKIDRNQVADLIEEAIRAGYRHLDSACDYGNEAEAGAGIRRALDAGLCRREDLWVTSKLWNTYHDPEHVRPAVERTLRDLGLEYLDLYLIHFPIALRYVPFEERYPPGWVHDPAAAQPRMIAEPIPLYETWQAMEELVDDGLVKHIGVCNYGVSLLRDLLTEARIHPAVLQVELHPYLAQTKLLRFCREEGIAVTGFSPLGAPSYVQLGMATTDDSVLNHPVVTEIANAVGRTPAQVVLRWGVQRGTSIVPKTSKPERLRENLALFDFALTADQMQAITALDQRRRFNDPGDFCEPAFGTFFPIYE; translated from the coding sequence ATGCCCTCTCCCCCCATCTCCATCCCCCCCGTCGGCCTGGGTCTCTGGAAAATCGACCGCAACCAGGTGGCCGACCTCATCGAAGAGGCGATCCGGGCCGGCTACCGGCATCTCGACTCCGCCTGCGACTACGGCAACGAGGCGGAAGCGGGAGCTGGCATCCGTCGGGCGCTCGACGCCGGCCTCTGCCGCCGCGAGGACCTGTGGGTCACGTCCAAACTCTGGAACACCTACCACGACCCCGAGCACGTCCGGCCGGCGGTCGAGCGGACCCTCCGCGACCTCGGCCTCGAATACCTCGACCTCTACCTGATCCATTTCCCGATCGCCCTGCGGTACGTCCCGTTCGAAGAGCGGTATCCCCCGGGCTGGGTCCACGATCCCGCGGCGGCCCAGCCCCGCATGATCGCCGAGCCGATCCCGCTCTACGAAACGTGGCAGGCCATGGAGGAACTGGTCGACGACGGTCTCGTGAAGCACATCGGTGTCTGCAACTACGGCGTCAGCCTCCTGCGGGACCTGCTCACTGAAGCCCGCATCCACCCCGCGGTCCTGCAGGTCGAGCTGCACCCGTACCTCGCGCAAACGAAGCTCCTCCGCTTCTGCCGCGAGGAAGGGATCGCGGTCACCGGCTTCTCCCCGCTCGGCGCTCCCTCCTACGTCCAGCTCGGAATGGCCACGACCGACGACTCGGTCCTTAACCACCCGGTCGTGACCGAGATCGCCAACGCCGTCGGCCGCACGCCGGCCCAGGTCGTCCTCCGCTGGGGCGTCCAGCGGGGCACGTCAATCGTCCCCAAGACCTCGAAGCCCGAGCGTCTCCGCGAGAACCTCGCCCTGTTCGACTTCGCTCTGACGGCCGACCAGATGCAGGCGATCACGGCCCTTGACCAGCGCCGACGCTTCAACGACCCCGGCGACTTCTGTGAACCCGCCTTCGGCACGTTCTTCCCGATCTATGAGTAG
- a CDS encoding dihydrodipicolinate synthase family protein produces the protein MDDSDFRSHLRRGLAIPAHPLALTAERRLDERRQRALTRYYIAAGVGGLAVGVHTTQFAIREPRFGLFEPVLALAAEEMQRSTRPLVRIGGLCGPTSQALNEAALLRKHGYHAGLLSLGALRHATDDELIAHARSVAEAIPVVGFYLQPSVGGRILPYSFWRRFAEIPNVVAIKIAPFNRYQTLDVIRAVIDAGRDDIALYTGNDDAIVTDFVTPFRIGNTERRIVGGLLGHWSVWTRRAVELLEDCRNANATPERMRLGVEVTDSNAAFFDAANSFRGCIAGLHEVLRRQGLLEGIWCLDENEGLSPGQSAEIDRVTRAYAHLNDDAFVAEHRDEWLRG, from the coding sequence ATGGACGATTCTGACTTCCGCTCCCACCTCCGCCGCGGCCTCGCCATCCCCGCCCATCCGCTCGCTCTCACGGCGGAGCGGCGGCTCGACGAACGACGCCAACGCGCCCTCACCCGCTACTACATCGCGGCCGGCGTCGGCGGCCTCGCGGTCGGAGTCCACACAACTCAGTTCGCCATCCGCGAACCCCGCTTCGGCCTCTTCGAACCGGTCCTCGCCCTCGCCGCCGAAGAGATGCAGCGCTCGACACGCCCGCTCGTCCGGATCGGCGGCCTCTGCGGCCCCACGTCCCAAGCCCTGAACGAAGCCGCCCTCCTGCGAAAGCACGGCTACCACGCCGGCCTCCTCAGCCTCGGAGCCCTGCGACACGCCACCGACGATGAACTCATCGCCCACGCCCGGTCAGTCGCCGAAGCGATCCCGGTCGTCGGCTTCTACCTCCAGCCCAGCGTCGGCGGCCGGATCCTCCCGTACTCGTTCTGGCGGCGCTTCGCCGAGATCCCCAACGTCGTCGCCATCAAGATCGCCCCGTTCAACCGCTACCAGACGCTCGACGTCATCCGCGCTGTCATCGACGCCGGCCGCGACGACATCGCCCTCTACACCGGCAACGATGACGCGATCGTGACCGACTTCGTCACCCCCTTCCGGATCGGCAACACCGAACGCCGCATCGTCGGCGGCCTCCTCGGCCACTGGTCCGTCTGGACCCGCCGCGCGGTCGAACTCCTCGAAGACTGCCGCAACGCCAACGCCACCCCGGAACGGATGCGGCTCGGCGTCGAAGTCACCGACTCGAACGCCGCCTTCTTCGACGCCGCCAACAGCTTCCGCGGCTGCATCGCCGGCCTCCACGAAGTCCTCCGCCGCCAGGGCCTCCTCGAAGGGATCTGGTGTCTCGACGAGAACGAAGGCCTCAGCCCCGGCCAATCCGCCGAAATCGACCGCGTCACCAGAGCCTACGCCCACCTCAACGACGACGCGTTCGTCGCAGAACATCGAGACGAATGGCTACGCGGATAG
- a CDS encoding NAD-dependent epimerase/dehydratase family protein, with translation MHPIHNLTDLDQTLSQPTTATLHTLQHLDGDLIVLGASGKMGPTLARMLRRTLDELGHTSRRVIAVARFSSPSTLADFQQHGIETIRCDLLDPTAVAALPSVPNVLFLAGQKFGTSDAPETTWAMNTLVPAYVAQRFSQSRTVVFSTGCVYPLVPADGPGASEDTPLTPPGEYANSCVGRERLFGHFARTARTPLLFFRLCYAIDLRYGVLLDIAQKVQAGEPVDVSMGYVNVIWQGDACARAIQSLAHTQSPPLALNVTGLEKLSVRTLAERFGRAVGREARITGTEGPTAWIWDASRSYDLFGPPAVSIDEMIEATAHWLQRGGTTIGKPTHFEVHDGRF, from the coding sequence ATGCACCCCATCCACAACCTCACAGACCTCGACCAAACCCTCTCCCAACCCACCACCGCCACTCTCCACACCCTCCAACACCTCGACGGCGACCTCATCGTCCTCGGCGCCAGCGGCAAAATGGGACCCACCCTCGCCCGCATGCTCCGCCGCACCCTCGATGAGTTAGGCCACACCTCCCGCCGCGTCATCGCCGTCGCCCGCTTCTCCTCCCCGTCCACCCTCGCCGACTTCCAACAACACGGCATCGAAACCATCCGCTGCGACCTCCTCGATCCCACCGCGGTCGCCGCCCTCCCCTCAGTCCCCAACGTCCTCTTCCTCGCCGGCCAGAAGTTCGGCACCAGCGACGCCCCCGAAACGACCTGGGCCATGAACACCCTCGTCCCCGCCTACGTCGCCCAGCGATTCTCCCAATCGCGAACCGTCGTCTTCTCCACCGGCTGCGTCTACCCCCTCGTCCCCGCCGACGGCCCCGGCGCCTCCGAAGACACCCCCCTCACCCCACCCGGCGAATACGCCAACTCCTGCGTCGGCCGCGAACGCCTCTTCGGCCACTTCGCTCGCACCGCCCGCACACCCCTGCTCTTCTTCCGCCTCTGCTACGCCATCGACCTCCGCTACGGCGTCCTCCTCGACATCGCCCAGAAGGTCCAGGCCGGCGAACCCGTCGACGTCTCCATGGGCTACGTCAACGTCATCTGGCAGGGAGATGCCTGCGCCCGCGCCATCCAGTCGCTGGCCCACACCCAATCCCCGCCCCTCGCCCTCAACGTCACGGGCCTCGAAAAACTCTCAGTCCGCACGCTCGCCGAGCGCTTCGGCCGGGCCGTCGGCCGCGAAGCCCGCATCACCGGGACCGAAGGCCCCACCGCCTGGATCTGGGACGCCTCCCGCTCCTACGACCTCTTCGGCCCCCCCGCCGTCTCGATCGACGAAATGATCGAAGCCACCGCGCACTGGCTCCAGCGGGGCGGCACCACAATCGGCAAACCGACCCACTTCGAAGTGCACGATGGACGATTCTGA
- a CDS encoding right-handed parallel beta-helix repeat-containing protein, which produces MSPLSRRSFLASTAALAGGVASLRSSAAADDRPPVTAPRATSFDARVEPNWDECLSISVGPKDADIVGTSHRAVQAAVDYVGSLGGGTVVLRPGKYVLRGAVHLRSNVRIQGTPGETIVTKIPSRMCKLAADSDWYDQELTLAPGHGFEIGDSICLRMKNAHNGSPQVLKRRLVARSGDRFKLDRALKENVWEAGTPTVHALFPLLTGEEIEQIAIEGLVLDGDKANNDNLDGNYAGCVFLQDCRDIAIRRVEARDYNGDGLSWQICHDVIVEDCRSTGHTGLGLHPGSGSQRPLIRRNHLAGNSIGLFFCWGVKFGLAEENTCDGNRVGISIGHRDTDNLVRNNVVTNSGEVGLLFRPERGPGFCAHRNRIESNRFENNGGRTAAAIDIQGGTESVTLVGNTVSETRAAEERIGIRLGDLTRDIRLDGNTVTGFARDVVRPA; this is translated from the coding sequence ATGTCCCCGCTCTCGCGCCGCTCCTTCCTCGCCTCCACCGCCGCTCTCGCCGGAGGCGTCGCCAGTCTCAGGTCATCGGCCGCGGCCGACGACCGCCCCCCCGTCACCGCCCCCCGCGCGACCTCGTTCGATGCTCGCGTCGAACCGAACTGGGACGAGTGCCTGTCTATCTCCGTCGGACCGAAGGATGCGGACATCGTCGGCACCAGCCATCGCGCCGTGCAGGCCGCCGTTGACTACGTAGGATCTCTCGGCGGCGGCACCGTCGTCCTCCGTCCGGGCAAATACGTCCTCCGCGGCGCAGTCCACCTCCGCTCAAACGTCCGAATTCAGGGGACCCCCGGCGAAACCATCGTCACCAAGATCCCGTCGCGCATGTGCAAACTCGCCGCCGACTCCGACTGGTACGATCAGGAACTCACCCTCGCCCCCGGCCACGGCTTCGAAATCGGCGACAGCATCTGCCTCCGCATGAAGAACGCCCACAACGGCAGCCCCCAAGTCCTCAAGCGGCGACTCGTCGCCCGCTCCGGCGATCGCTTCAAGCTCGACCGGGCCCTTAAAGAAAACGTGTGGGAGGCGGGAACGCCGACCGTCCACGCCCTCTTCCCGCTCCTGACGGGGGAAGAGATCGAACAGATCGCCATCGAAGGCCTCGTCCTCGACGGCGACAAGGCCAACAACGACAACCTCGACGGCAACTACGCCGGCTGCGTCTTCCTGCAGGACTGCCGCGACATCGCCATCCGCCGCGTCGAAGCCCGCGACTACAACGGCGACGGCCTGAGCTGGCAGATCTGCCACGACGTGATCGTCGAAGACTGCCGCTCGACCGGCCACACCGGCCTCGGCCTGCACCCCGGCTCCGGCTCGCAGCGGCCGCTGATCCGCCGCAATCATCTCGCCGGGAACTCGATCGGCCTTTTCTTCTGCTGGGGGGTGAAGTTCGGACTGGCCGAGGAGAACACCTGCGACGGCAACCGCGTCGGGATCTCGATCGGCCACCGCGATACCGACAACCTCGTGCGGAACAACGTGGTCACCAACAGCGGCGAAGTGGGCCTCCTGTTCCGTCCCGAGCGGGGACCGGGCTTCTGTGCCCATCGCAACCGCATCGAGTCCAACCGCTTCGAGAACAACGGCGGCCGGACGGCGGCGGCGATCGATATTCAGGGAGGGACCGAGTCGGTGACGCTCGTCGGCAACACGGTCAGCGAGACCCGCGCGGCCGAAGAGCGGATCGGCATCCGCCTCGGCGACCTGACCCGCGACATCCGCCTCGACGGGAATACGGTCACCGGCTTCGCGCGGGATGTCGTTCGACCGGCGTGA
- a CDS encoding terpene cyclase/mutase family protein, which produces MRSVAFISIRHEERSRRSLLRQWGSFLAVLVAAGGSIWSNACAADPNVPKDAPPEARPRTPREGIDSALDWLARHQLPTGHWSFQDLHLQCEGDSCTPLVGEDRRDAGSVRSDPAATAMALLPFLMAGELSGDAKPHQKAVLKGLRRLVRFQNAETGALYGKTGGGSRMYAHGLATLAVCEAYRRSQREEFKEPAQKAVEFIQKSQHPGQGGWRYYVAGETPTGGDTSVFGWQMRALVSARAGELDVSPKSRELMTVYLRVASGGQQSGLFAYEPKGPFSPSMTGVGLLSLQLLEQQPADETVAEAVAYLRQRPPGRGAPDCYRDYYVTDAIRRSSPEHWPEWREAMRKALLETQAREGCPRGSWSSLAPVRDRWSDLGGRLMVTAFSTMTLLECEEASP; this is translated from the coding sequence ATGAGATCTGTCGCATTCATCTCGATTCGCCACGAGGAGCGGAGCCGGCGGAGTCTCCTTCGCCAGTGGGGCAGCTTTCTGGCGGTGCTGGTCGCTGCTGGCGGTTCGATCTGGTCGAACGCCTGCGCCGCGGATCCCAACGTGCCGAAGGACGCGCCGCCGGAAGCCCGACCGCGAACGCCGAGGGAGGGGATCGACTCCGCGCTCGACTGGCTGGCGCGGCATCAGCTTCCCACCGGCCACTGGAGTTTTCAGGACCTCCACCTCCAGTGCGAGGGGGACTCCTGTACGCCGCTGGTCGGCGAGGACCGCAGGGACGCGGGATCGGTTCGCTCCGATCCCGCGGCAACCGCCATGGCGCTGCTGCCGTTCCTGATGGCGGGCGAGTTGTCCGGAGACGCAAAGCCGCATCAGAAGGCGGTTCTCAAGGGACTGCGGCGGCTGGTCCGGTTTCAGAATGCCGAGACCGGCGCTCTCTACGGCAAGACCGGCGGCGGCTCCCGGATGTATGCGCATGGGCTGGCGACGCTGGCGGTGTGCGAGGCGTACCGTCGTTCGCAGCGGGAGGAGTTCAAGGAGCCGGCGCAGAAGGCGGTCGAGTTCATTCAGAAGTCGCAGCATCCCGGGCAGGGGGGCTGGCGGTATTACGTGGCGGGGGAAACGCCGACCGGCGGGGACACCTCCGTCTTCGGCTGGCAGATGCGGGCCCTGGTCTCGGCACGGGCCGGGGAACTCGATGTGTCGCCGAAGTCGCGGGAACTCATGACGGTTTACCTGCGGGTGGCGTCCGGGGGCCAGCAGTCCGGGCTGTTCGCCTATGAACCCAAGGGGCCGTTCAGTCCGTCGATGACGGGGGTCGGTCTGCTGTCGCTTCAACTGCTGGAGCAGCAGCCGGCGGACGAGACCGTGGCGGAGGCGGTCGCCTACCTGCGGCAGCGGCCGCCGGGACGCGGGGCGCCGGACTGCTACCGGGACTACTACGTCACGGACGCAATCCGACGCAGCTCTCCGGAACACTGGCCGGAGTGGCGGGAAGCGATGCGGAAGGCGCTCCTCGAAACGCAGGCCCGCGAAGGCTGCCCGCGGGGAAGCTGGAGTTCGCTGGCTCCCGTCCGCGATCGCTGGTCGGACCTCGGGGGGCGGCTGATGGTGACTGCCTTCAGCACCATGACGCTCCTGGAGTGCGAGGAAGCGAGCCCGTGA